From Solanum lycopersicum chromosome 8, SLM_r2.1, the proteins below share one genomic window:
- the LOC101261642 gene encoding aspartate aminotransferase, chloroplastic: MASTMFSLASVTPSASISLQDNLKPKLKIGTSSQRAFPGKDFMKAKSNGRTTMAVAVNVSRFEGITMAPADPILGVSEAFKADTNELKLNLGVGAYRTEDLQPYVLNVVKKAENLILERGENKEYLPIEGLAAFNKVTAELLFGKDNPVLQQQRVATIQGLSGTGSLRIAAALIERYFPYSKILISSPTWGNHKNIFNDARVPWSEYRYYDPKTVGLDFAGMIEDIKAAPEGSFILLHGCAHNPTGIDPTPEQWKKIADVIQKKNHIPFFDVAYQGFASGSLDEDASSVRMFAARGMELLVAQSYSKNLGLYGERIGAINVLCSSADAATRVKSQLKRLARPMYSNPPIHGAKIVANVVGTPELFSEWKEEMEMMAGRIKSVRQKLYDSLSAKDKSGKNWSFILKQIGMFSFTGLDRAQSENMANKWHVYMTKDGRISLAGLSAAKCEYLADAIIDSYYNVS, encoded by the exons ATGGCTTCCACAATGTTTTCTCTAGCTTCTGTCACTCCTTCAGCTTCAATTTCCTTGCAAGATAATCTCAAG CCAAAGCTGAAGATAGGGACTTCTAGCCAAAGGGCCTTTCCTGGGAAGGACTTCATGAAGGCAAAG TCAAATGGTCGGACTACTATGGCTGTTGCTGTTAATGTCTCTCGATTTGAGGGAATAACAATGGCTCCCGCTGACCCCATTCTAGGAGTTTCTGAAGCATTCAAGGCTGATACAAATGAACTGAAGCTTAACCTTGGAGTTGGAGCTTACCGCACAGAGGATCTTCAACCATATGTCCTCAATGTAGTTAAGAAA GCAGAGAACCTTATACTGGAGAGAGGAGAAAACAAAGAG TATCTTCCAATAGAAGGTTTGGCTGCATTCAACAAAGTCACAGCAGAGTTATTGTTTGGAAAAGATAACCCAGTGCTTCAGCAACAAAGG GTAGCTACGATTCAAGGTCTATCAGGAACTGGGTCATTGCGTATTGCTGCAGCACTGATAGAGCGTTACTTCCCTTACTCTAAGATTTTGATATCTTCTCCAACATGGG GAAatcataaaaacatttttaatgatGCCAGAGTGCCTTGGTCTGAATATCGATATTATGATCCCAAAACAGTTGGCCTTGACTTTGCTGGGATGATAGAAGATATAAAG GCTGCCCCAGAAGGATCATTTATCTTGCTCCATGGCTGTGCACACAACCCAACTGGTATTGATCCCACACCTGAGCAATGGAAAAAGATTGCTGATGTAATTCAGAAGAAGAACCACATTCCATTTTTTGATGTTGCCTACCAG GGATTTGCAAGTGGCAGCCTTGACGAAGATGCCTCATCTGTGAGAATGTTTGCTGCACGTGGTATGGAGCTTTTGGTTGCTCAATCATATAGTAAAAATCTGGGTCTCTATGGAGAAAGGATTGGGGCTATCAATGTTCTTTGCTCATCTGCTGATGCAGCAACGAG GGTGAAAAGCCAGCTAAAAAGGCTTGCTCGCCCAATGTACTCCAATCCTCCCATTCATGGTGCTAAAATTGTTGCCAACGTCGTTGGAACTCCAGAGCTCTTCAGTGAATGGAAAGAAGAGATGGAAATGATGGCAGGGAGGATAAAGAGTGTGAGACAGAAGCTATATGATAGCCTCTCCGCCAAGGATAAGAGTGGAAAGAACTGGTCATTCATTCTGAAACAGATTGGAATGTTCTCCTTCACAGGTCTCGACAGAGCTCAG AGCGAGAACATGGCCAATAAGTGGCATGTGTACATGACAAAAGATGGGAGGATATCCTTGGCTGGATTATCGGCTGCTAAATGTGAATATCTTGCTGATGCCATCATTGACTCATACTACAATGTGAGCTAA